A stretch of DNA from Granulicella pectinivorans:
AAACGCGACTTGATGACGGTCTCGGGCACTTTGCCGATGCGGAAGCCAGGGATGCGAGCGATCTTCTGGTAGCGCTTGATGACGGACTTGAAGGCCTTCGACACTTCATCGGCGGGGACCTCGACGGAGATCTCCTTGATGAGGGCGGGGTTCAGGGACGGACCATGGTTGTGGCCGGCGTGGTCGTGACCCTCATGATCGTGGCCCTGGTGATCCGCGTGATCGTGGGTGTGTTCGAGCTCAGTCGATGGCGTCTGTTCAGCCAGGTTCTTCTCTTCGGTGGTTTCAGTCGGGGTCAATGCAGTGCCTTCCAAGGGGATGTTCTGGTTCTGCCGCATCACAGGCCACCTGATCCTACCCCGGAGGCTGCTGCTTTTGGCAGGTCGCTCGACGAAGGCTGAAGGCAGCGCCCACGGCAGGCGTCCCACATACTACTGTATTTCGTTGGATGGGGAGGGTCAAACGTGAGGGGGTATCGGTGGGGGAACCCGGCCGGCTTATCGACGCAAAGCGGGGCTCCCCGGGTTGAAAGACAGATGCGTTCAGACAATGACGACAGCAGGTTCTGCGATGGGGGTGAACAGCAGGAACGAGTCAAAGGGGTTATTTGGTGGGAGGGAGCAGGAAGAGTTCGAGGCGGATCTTCCACTCCAGAGTCTGGCCGGGGCTGAGGACGGCGATGCCGGTGTCCTCGGTCTCGGACCACTCGCGGCCCCAGGGGTCGTCGTAGTTGGTTTGCGGAGAGATGGAGACGAAGTCGGATCCGGCAGGGGAGAAGACGTGGATGGCCTTGATGGAGGAGGAGAGGGGTGTGATGCGGATGCCGTATTTGGCCAGCGGGTCGCGGAGTTCGATGACGGAGTCCTGGGGCGAAGACTTGAGGTGAACGAAGGTGTCGGAGAGGGCAAGGTCGCCAAGTGGGGCTCCATTGCGTGGGGAGAAGTCGTATTCGGTGCCCGAGATGGGGCGGATGAGGCCGTTGGGCATGCCGGAGTGTGCATCGCGCTGCTCGGTGCGCATGGTGGCGGGAAGACGGAGTGTCGTCCGGGAGCGATCGCCGCCATGGATGGCGAAGCGGGGAGCCCATCCGATTCCGACCGGAAGGGGGGATGTGCCGGTGTTTCTGACGCTGACGTTCATCTCGACGGCGTGGCCGGTGAGATGAACGGCGATGGTGGTTTCCTGGTTGGATGGCCACTCGTCGTCGACGTCGGAGGAGGAGAATACGGCCCGGGCGGAGGCTCCATCGGGTTCGGCCTGGTCGGTGACACTGGTGGAGGGCTCGTTGAGGAGCAGACCGCCGAAGGCGGCTGGGGTTTGAGTCTCGATGCTGTTGGCGGGCAGGTTGAGGACGGTGCCTTTCCAGGGAATCGAGGCGCTCTTGCCGTCGATGGAGGGGACTCCGGAGAGGCGTCCGGCCCATGGCACGAGGAATGCGGCACCGTCGAGGAGGGAGGCCTGACCTTCGCTGTCTTCCTCGACGCCGCTCATGGCGCGGGCCGCGTCGGCGAGGTCGGGGGAGTTGAGGAGGCCGATTTCGCCGAGTCCGGGGATGAAGGCGTTGATCTGGAGGACATTGAACCCGCGGCCGGGGAGGAAGGTGGCGGAGAGGAACTCAGGCTCGGTGGCGTTTGGCGTCTGGGGGCGGGAGAGGACGAGGGGATCCTGACCGCCAGGCCGCATGGCTGCGGGGTCGGTGTGCTGCGGGGTACGCAGGTGGCGCTTGATCTTTCGGACGTTACCGCGGCCAGCCATGATGTAAGCGACGCCGGAGCCTACGACAAGGAGAATGATGATGAAGCCAGTGACGGTGAAGGAGCGGAAGAATCCGCCGCTCTTGCCTTTTCCGCCGAATCTTCTCTCGAATCCTTCGATGAAAAGCTTCAGGTACATTCTGCTGAGTCTTGGATCTTCCAATGGAACCGCCGAGGGGATTTATACCACTTCCCATGATACCTGTGCGGAATGTTCGTGTCGCGGGTGGAGAGCGGGCACGTTGGTGGGCTGGAAGTTCTTTATCCTCTTTGGAATAAGGTTGAGAGATGAGGATGGATTCGGGTTCAAGTCGACGTTTGCCTCCGGTGCTGGTTCGGAAGGCCGTTCGGGAAGCGATGGTGGGGTGCGAGCGTTGTCCGCGGCTGCGGGAGTACTGCGCGAAGATCGGCGAGGTGAAGCGGCGTGCGTACATGGACCAGGTGTACTGGGCACGGCCGGTGCCGGGATTTGGGGACTACGGGGCGAAGGTGCTGATTCTGGGGCTGGCTCCGGGGGCGCATGGGGCGAACCGGACGGGGAGGCCGTTTACGGGGGATGGCGCGGGGTACTTTATGTATCCGGTGCTGCATGAGCTGGGTTTTGCGAGTCAGGCGCTGGCGACCTCGCGGACGGATGGGCTGAAGCTGAAGGACGCATGGATCGGGTCGGTGGTGCGGTGCGCTCCGCCGGGGGACAAGCCGACACCGGAGGAACAGAGGAACTGTTCCGGGCATCTGACGGCGGAGATCGATCTGTTGACGCGGGTGAAGGTGGTGGTTTGCCTGGGGAAGATTGCATGGGACGGGTATCTGCGGCATCTGCATGAGAGGGGGGTGATTGAGCGCAAGTCGGCATATGTCTTCGGTCATGAGGCGGAGTATCTGCTGCCCAACGGGCTCTGGCTGCTGGGCTCGTATCATCCGTCGCTGCGGAATACGAATACCGGGCGGCTGAATGAAGGAATGTTTGCAGGGGTATTTGTGCGGGCCCGGGAGCTGGCCGGGTTGGAGGCTATCGAGTGATTGGGTAGGATGGGGCATATGACAGAGGGCGAATTGAGAGAGTGCGCGGTGGTGGAGGGCAGCGGGGATTCGCTGCTGGCGCGTACGTTTCCGGCGCCGGCAAGGGCGTTTCGGACGGCGTTTCAGCGGGACCGCGAGAGGATTGTGCAGTCGCGGGCGTTTCGGCGGCTGGCGGGGAAGACGCAGGTGTTTACGAGCAGGGCTTCGGATCACTTCCGTTCGCGGCTGACGCACACCATGGAAGTGGCGCAGATTGCGCGGAATGTCGCCTCGGCGCTGGGGCTGAATGAAGACCTGGCGGAGGCGCTGGCGCTGGTCCACGATATTGGGCATCCACCGTTTGGTCATGCGGGGGAGAGGGCGTTGCATGCCTGTTTGCGGCGGCATGGATTGAGCTTCGACCATAACCTGCATGCGCTGCGGATCGTGGTGCACTTTGAGCAGAGGTATGCCGCGCATCGGGGGCTGAATCTGACGCTGGGAGTGCGCGAGGGGATCATCAAGCACTCGCGGGACTACGATCCGACGAAGTATCCGGAGCTGGCGGAGTACATGCTGGACAAGAGGCCACCGCTGGAGGCGCAGTTGATCGACCTGGCGGATGAAATCGCGTATCTGACGGCGGACCTGGATGATGGTGTGGAGTCAGGGCTGCTGGAGATTGGACATATCCGGGAGCATGTGGGAATTCTGGGCAGGAGCTATGCTGAAGTGGAGAAGCAGCATGTCGGGGTGGAGGAGAAGTTTCTCTTCAACGAGGCTTTGCAACTGATGCAGAACACACTGGTGGATGACCTGATCAAGACGACGCGGGATGGCGTCGAGGCGATTGGGGCTACCTCGCTGGCGGAGATTCGGGAGCATCCGGTGAGGCTTTCGGTCTTCTCGGAGCATGCGGAAGCCGAGCGTCTCGAAGAGAAACGGTACTTGTACGACACGCTCTATTCATGCCGGGAGTTGGAACTGGAGCACGACAAGGCGGAAGAGGTGGTGACGGCGTTGTTCGACTTCTGGATGGAGGATGTCGAAGAGCTGCCGCAGGGGTATATCGACGAGGTTGTGACCGAGGGACATGCGCGGGTGGTGGCGGACTATATTGCGGGCATGACGGACAGCTTTATTCTGCAGCAGTATGCGGGGGTGAAGCGGATGGTGAAGAGACGCTAGCGCGGCGACTTTGGCCCAATGGATACGAGATACTTGAGGTAGGCTGCGAACTTTTCGGGGATGACCCGATAGTAGACGTTGAGCCCTTCCTTGCGGGAGGCGATGAGTCCGAGGTCGGTGAGGACTTTGAGGTGGTGTGAGAGGGTGGGCGCGGAGATGGTGTGCTTGGCACACATGTCGCCGCACCAGAGTTCATCGCACTGGGCGATCTGGGTGTAGATTTCGAGGCGGTTGGGGTCGCCGAGGGCTTTGCCAATCTGCGCTACGTCGCTGTCGGTCAAATCGGTTAACTTCGCCATCGTGTATGTGATGCTCCAACCTTGGTTTGGAAGCGTACCGAGGATTTTTGAATCCAACTAATTCGATATCTATCTAAGTAGTTGCCGGCCCTTGCGAGCCCGTGCTGGAGAGATCGATATGTGGATTGTCAAACTCGCGCTGAACAAACCTTACACGTTTATTGTAGCTTCCATCCTGATTCTGGTGCTTGGGTTCTCGTCGGTGGCGACTACGCCTACGGATATCTTTCCGAACATCGACATTCCGGTGGTGACGGTGATCTGGTCGTACTCGGGTTTGCCGGCGAAGGAGATGGAGCAGCGGGTCACTACGTTCAGTGAATTCGTCATGGCGGTGGTGAACGATGTGAAGTCGATCGACTCGCAGACGACGAGTGGTGCGAGCGTAATCAAGATCTCGTTTCAGCCGCAGGTGAGGATCGATGCGGCGATGTCGCAGGTCGGCGCCGCGGTGAACTCGATCCGGTTTCGTATGCCATCGGGGGTGAACCCTCCGTGGATTCTGCGGTTTAGTGCGTCGACCGTGCCGATTATTCAGCTTTCGCTTTCGAGCGATACGTTGTCGGAGTCGGAGATCTATGACTACGGTTTGTTCCGTGTGCGGCAACAGTTGACGACTGTTCCGGGCACGCTGCTGCCGACGCCGTATGGTGGCGTGGCACGGCAGATCATGGTGGATCTGGATCAGAATGCACTGCTTGCGAAGGGAATTACGCCGATCGATGTGACGGCTGCGATCAATGCGCAGAACGTGACGCTGCCTTCCGGGACGGCGAAGGTGGGGACGCGTGAGTATACGGTGAGTACGAACTCAAGCCCGTCCGATGCGCTGTTGTTGAACGATGTACCGATCAAGACGGTGAATGGATCGCTGGTCTATATGCGGGACGTGGCGCATGTGCGGGACGGCTGGTCGGTGCAGCAGAACGTGGCGCGTGCGAATGGGAAGCCTGCGGCGCTGCTAACCATTATGAAGACGGGTTCGGTATCGACGCTGGATATCGTCAACCAGATCAAGAACGATGTGCTGCCGGGCTCGAGGGCTGCGGCTCCGAAGGGTTTGAAGATCACGGAACTGTTCGATCAGTCGATCTTTGTGAAGGCCTCGATTGTGGGCGTGCTGCGTGAAGGCGTGATTGCGGCGAGTCTTACGGCGTTGATGATTCTGCTGTTCCTGGGAAGCTGGCGGAGCACGCTGATTATCGCGATCTCGATTCCGTTGTCGATCCTTAGCTCGATTATTGTGCTGAGCGCGATGGGCGAGACGATGAACACGATGACGCTGGGCGGGCTGGCGTTGGCGATCGGCATCCTGGTGGATGACGCTACGGTGACGATCGAGAATATCCATCGGCATATGGGGACGCAGCCGCTGCGTGAGGCGGTGTTGATTGGAGCATCCGAGATTGCTACACCTACGCTGGTTTCCACGCTGACGATCTGCATTGTGTTTGTGTCGGTGGTGTTTCTTACGGGACCTGCGAAGTTCCTGTTCACGCCGATGGCGTTGGCCGTGGTATTCGCAATGCTGGCCTCGTATGTGCTGTCGAGAACCCTGGTTCCGGTGCTGGTGAACTTCATGCTGGGTGCGGAGCATCACTTCGAAGGAAGCGGCGATGTGACGGAGCAGCGTGGTTTCTTCGGGCGGATCAACGATCGCTTCAACGAGGGGTACTTCTGGGTGCAGGAGCGTTACACGCGGGCTCTGCATGTGGTTTTGGAGCATCGTAAGCCCGCGATGATGGCATCGATTGCGATCATGGCTTCGG
This window harbors:
- a CDS encoding ArsR/SmtB family transcription factor — translated: MAKLTDLTDSDVAQIGKALGDPNRLEIYTQIAQCDELWCGDMCAKHTISAPTLSHHLKVLTDLGLIASRKEGLNVYYRVIPEKFAAYLKYLVSIGPKSPR
- a CDS encoding efflux RND transporter permease subunit, translating into MWIVKLALNKPYTFIVASILILVLGFSSVATTPTDIFPNIDIPVVTVIWSYSGLPAKEMEQRVTTFSEFVMAVVNDVKSIDSQTTSGASVIKISFQPQVRIDAAMSQVGAAVNSIRFRMPSGVNPPWILRFSASTVPIIQLSLSSDTLSESEIYDYGLFRVRQQLTTVPGTLLPTPYGGVARQIMVDLDQNALLAKGITPIDVTAAINAQNVTLPSGTAKVGTREYTVSTNSSPSDALLLNDVPIKTVNGSLVYMRDVAHVRDGWSVQQNVARANGKPAALLTIMKTGSVSTLDIVNQIKNDVLPGSRAAAPKGLKITELFDQSIFVKASIVGVLREGVIAASLTALMILLFLGSWRSTLIIAISIPLSILSSIIVLSAMGETMNTMTLGGLALAIGILVDDATVTIENIHRHMGTQPLREAVLIGASEIATPTLVSTLTICIVFVSVVFLTGPAKFLFTPMALAVVFAMLASYVLSRTLVPVLVNFMLGAEHHFEGSGDVTEQRGFFGRINDRFNEGYFWVQERYTRALHVVLEHRKPAMMASIAIMASAFVLLPFVGRDFFPAVDAGQIKLHIRAQPGTRIETTKVLFSQVEEQIRTIIPADEVELIMDNIGLTPETFNYAFGDGATISSADGEVLIALNAKHHGPTEKYMKEMRTKLQEQFPDLTFFFQPADMVTQILNFGLPAPIDVQVQGYDPANYEIARRLRERVATVQGAVDVHMHQVVDAPDLHLDIDRVRAAQFGLTQQDVANSLYISLSSSAAVQPNFWLDPKMGITYTVAAQTPQYSIDSINQLENTPIPIHTISNRTEVLGNMATLSPAVMPVVVNHHNGAPVFDVYANTQNADLGSVAARINRIVKEESKALPPGTKIVVRGQVESMNEAFNRLGLGLAFAAMLVYLLMVVNYQSWLDPFIIICALPGAFTGIVWALFLTQTTFNVPSLMGAIMSIGVATANSILLVTFANELRAKGVDAYEAAVTAGFTRLRPIIMTAFAMVIGMLPMALGIGEGGEQNAPLARAVIGGLSVATFATLFFVPLMFTLIHGSTTGKTQEAI
- the dgt gene encoding dGTP triphosphohydrolase, with the protein product MTEGELRECAVVEGSGDSLLARTFPAPARAFRTAFQRDRERIVQSRAFRRLAGKTQVFTSRASDHFRSRLTHTMEVAQIARNVASALGLNEDLAEALALVHDIGHPPFGHAGERALHACLRRHGLSFDHNLHALRIVVHFEQRYAAHRGLNLTLGVREGIIKHSRDYDPTKYPELAEYMLDKRPPLEAQLIDLADEIAYLTADLDDGVESGLLEIGHIREHVGILGRSYAEVEKQHVGVEEKFLFNEALQLMQNTLVDDLIKTTRDGVEAIGATSLAEIREHPVRLSVFSEHAEAERLEEKRYLYDTLYSCRELELEHDKAEEVVTALFDFWMEDVEELPQGYIDEVVTEGHARVVADYIAGMTDSFILQQYAGVKRMVKRR
- a CDS encoding uracil-DNA glycosylase produces the protein MRMDSGSSRRLPPVLVRKAVREAMVGCERCPRLREYCAKIGEVKRRAYMDQVYWARPVPGFGDYGAKVLILGLAPGAHGANRTGRPFTGDGAGYFMYPVLHELGFASQALATSRTDGLKLKDAWIGSVVRCAPPGDKPTPEEQRNCSGHLTAEIDLLTRVKVVVCLGKIAWDGYLRHLHERGVIERKSAYVFGHEAEYLLPNGLWLLGSYHPSLRNTNTGRLNEGMFAGVFVRARELAGLEAIE